Part of the Zingiber officinale cultivar Zhangliang chromosome 6A, Zo_v1.1, whole genome shotgun sequence genome, GACCTTCCTTCCTTATTCCTTTCTACCCCTCCCAGGTCACCACCGATATGAATCCCAAAGAGGAGAAACAGGCGGCCACTTCTACTTCTCCCACTTCAACTACCAATGGTTCGCAGCAGGCGCGGCAATTGTCCTGCACCAAATGCTTTGATGCTCTGTGGTTTTGCTACTGTAATCTCCTTGCTCTTTTTCTCTCTTCCCaaaatcctttttttttctctctccaaCGCATAGATGCTTCTCGTTGGTCGCTGTAGACTCATGTCAAATATTGTAAAGGCAGAGCTCAAGGTGTGACCATAGCTTTTGAAATTTCCTTAATAATTCCTCTTCAGAAAACGTGATCGTTCTAGTACATTGTTGTATTTGGCACACTACCATAATGGATGATTTCTAGTGCCTTCCAATTATTTGCATTAATTTCTGTGTGAATCCGCTGAATCATGTGGTGAACGATATTCTCCAAGCTCTTGGACAAGCTAGCCTGCATGATGCCCTTGGGATTATCTAGATTATTGTCCATCGAACTTGGTGAGGTTGCAATGGTATTGGTTGATTGATGCCTAAGCTTAGATACTTTTTGTGAATAGTTTGTCTTCTATCTTCCGGACAAATGACATGTTGATATAAGATAACTTCTCTTCTTGTATCTTCCTAAGCTTAGATTCTTTTTGTGAATAATTTGTCTTCTATCTCCCGGACAATGACATGCTGATATAAGATAACTTCTCTTCTTGTGTCTTCCTATGTAATTGTCCGACGGGGGCCATACCATATTATGACCCATTGTTCATCATAAACTTTTACAACAATTGATTCATTGATGTCACCTAGCTATTGCTTTATAGTAGAATTAAAACATATAATAAAATTGAATTAGAATCCTACTATTTTACGAGTATAACATAGATATATCACAAAATAGATTGGAAGCCATTTTGTAACAAGTTGATGTAGATATCAACAATCTTGATTGTTTAAATGCAACAATAGTATTTATCATGTTTGTGTTAAaatatgaggtcttggggtcgaaactcgggctgaccgagcataacctccctcatgtcttggccatttgcactaatggctagtagccacccgtgatttacctcctccgtgttggcctagggacgggttggcgggggcgcggggggcgagcgaatcgccttttgccacatgtttGTGTTAAAATATGTGCAAAATGCTTgttaaaaaggatgatgaatttGTAAGATGGGTTTATATACAATCATGAATTGTGTTATTTGGCTGAAAGTGGGTGTTTgctaagctattttttttttcgtgtgtaaattttattttagtatcacAACGACAATGCTAAGTCCTAGTTAATTGAGGTATGTGACATGGATCTTTCATGACATAAACTATGCATTTTCTAATTCTCTATTAGAGTTGAATATTAGAGAGAAAGGGGTAAAGGGTAGAGAGCGAGTTCAATGAGTAAATTAGTCAATGTAATAaaagaataatttaattaatagtaTTCTAGGCATATTGTCATGCATATATAGTTAAATGGAGGGATATGATTATGAGCTGACCTCAAATAGTCAACACAAACAAGGCGTGATGATAATGATGATCAATTGTGATATTCTATAAATTAAATTTCATGGATTGAGTTTACATTTATGCTTTTGTTTGAAACCATTATATTCCAGCTGAAACTGTAAATGGAATTTGTATGTATGCCATAATTCTCTTAACTTTATTCAAGTCTACTATATCTTGTATGCATTCagatagaaatttctttttctttattttaatcCCACACTGTCTCTCGTCTTAAGAGTATGCGATTTCACCTAGGTCtggatttatttaattatatgccAGTTTAAACTGATGGTCTAATCAAAGATTTCATTGTTTGCACTGCAGCTCCATATCACCAGATGCAACAATATTACAGATATGGCGACTTTGATACTTGCTTTAGCAAATGGAATGCACTTTTGGATTGTTTTAGCCTGAAGACAAAAAGGTTATCCGAAGTGCAGGTTCGCTATTCCTAAATACAATTGAAATCAATCATACTTCTGACTCCTGATAGTTTCTTATGCTTAGTTCAGTAGTTATATTGAAATTTTATTCCAAGGATAGATCATTTTTAGAGTTCTTTAGTATGCATGAAATTTTAACTACTGTAAATAGTCAAAGTAAATACCATTTACTTTACAGAATGAACTAAAAATTATGTGACAAAGCTTGTCATATCATAGTAACTAGTAAGGATGATTTTACTGCTTattcttaaatatttttgaatttgtaattgtaAAACACTTGGACAGAAACCATGTGCATGACACATAAGTAATTTGTTATGGGAGCCAGCATGTTGCAGATGAAAAGGTTAAACAATTTATTCATCAAATAGATCAACATTGTTTTTATGAAAGAGATTAACACT contains:
- the LOC121998216 gene encoding uncharacterized protein C227.17c-like: MNPKEEKQAATSTSPTSTTNGSQQARQLSCTKCFDALWFCYSPYHQMQQYYRYGDFDTCFSKWNALLDCFSLKTKRLSEVQEILEAREKEKAKQHIWTYRTVEEASVNWWMMYGHMFKLSSKVQN